The Thermanaerothrix sp. genome has a window encoding:
- a CDS encoding polysaccharide deacetylase family protein gives MKVLALKVDVDTLRGHREGVLNLLNLFDRLSVKASFFFSMGPDNSGKAIVRIFRKGFISKMLRTKAPSTYGLKTLFYGTLLKAPMIAQSFPGLLKETVTRGHDFGIHAWDHVKWQDCLSRMPVTTIEAELKRAFDLFYQYTGRRPKAFAAPGWQINTDAMMVLDSMGLDYTSNTRGLFPYLPRFGRKQFNTVEIPTTMPTMDELMGLRGLKGGAMAQRLLSELRDGLNVLTLHAEMEGLSQIQVFEEFLKGALDQGTRCVPLSFVSRMARDELPRCQVTMGALEGRAGTLAVQKVD, from the coding sequence ATGAAGGTCTTGGCCCTCAAAGTGGACGTGGACACCCTCCGGGGGCACCGGGAGGGGGTTTTGAACCTCCTCAACCTGTTCGACAGGCTGTCCGTGAAGGCCAGCTTCTTCTTCAGCATGGGGCCGGACAACTCCGGGAAGGCCATAGTGCGGATCTTCCGCAAGGGCTTCATATCCAAGATGCTGAGGACCAAGGCCCCTTCCACATACGGCCTTAAAACCCTTTTCTACGGCACCCTCCTAAAGGCCCCCATGATCGCCCAGTCGTTCCCGGGGCTGCTCAAGGAGACGGTGACCAGGGGGCACGACTTCGGGATCCACGCCTGGGATCACGTGAAGTGGCAGGACTGTCTTAGCAGGATGCCGGTCACCACCATAGAGGCGGAGCTCAAGAGGGCCTTCGACCTCTTCTACCAGTACACGGGCCGGCGGCCTAAGGCCTTCGCCGCCCCGGGATGGCAGATCAACACCGACGCCATGATGGTGCTTGACTCCATGGGGTTGGACTACACCAGCAACACAAGAGGCCTCTTCCCCTACCTTCCAAGGTTCGGCAGGAAGCAGTTCAACACCGTGGAGATCCCCACCACCATGCCCACAATGGACGAGCTCATGGGGCTAAGGGGCCTCAAGGGCGGCGCCATGGCCCAACGGCTCCTGTCGGAGCTTAGGGACGGGCTCAACGTGCTCACCCTTCACGCGGAGATGGAGGGGCTGTCCCAGATACAGGTGTTCGAGGAGTTCCTGAAGGGCGCGTTGGACCAGGGGACAAGGTGCGTACCCCTCTCGTTCGTGTCCCGGATGGCCCGGGACGAGCTGCCCCGGTGCCAGGTGACCATGGGCGCCCTGGAGGGGCGGGCGGGGACCTTGGCGGTTCAAAAGGTTGATTAG
- a CDS encoding UDP-glucose/GDP-mannose dehydrogenase family protein — protein MRISVIGTGYVGLVTGACLAGFGNHVACVDVDQEKIASLNRDQVPFFEPGLEEIIRNNRTAGRLKFTTSLEEGIRGSAVCFITVGTPSDVDGSADLQYVLQVAREIGRHMEEPMVVVTKSTVPVGTADKVRSAVAEELKAREAQIPFFVASNPEFLREGAAVSDFMNPDRVVIGTDSKEAEELLKELYSFLPPEKVLCMDIRSSEMTKYAANALLATKISFMNEMARICELVGADVERVRIGIGSDSRIGYAFISPGCGYGGSCFPKDVRALRHTALRHGYSPRILQAVEDVNEAQKHLIFQKVLRHFGQDISGLTFAVWGLSFKPNTSDMREASSLVLIQDLLGAGAFVKVHDPKAMEEARRMLSGRNGVTFVEDQYEALKGASALALVTEWDMYKQPDFHRIKEEMLSPVIFDGRNQYSPNEMRRLGFTYYGIGRPTA, from the coding sequence ATGAGGATATCCGTCATAGGAACCGGTTACGTTGGGCTGGTGACCGGGGCTTGTCTTGCTGGGTTCGGCAACCACGTGGCCTGCGTGGACGTGGATCAGGAGAAGATAGCCTCCCTCAACCGGGATCAGGTGCCGTTCTTCGAGCCCGGGTTGGAGGAGATCATAAGGAACAACCGCACCGCAGGACGGCTCAAGTTCACCACCAGCCTTGAGGAGGGCATAAGGGGTTCCGCGGTTTGCTTCATAACCGTGGGAACTCCGTCGGACGTGGACGGCAGCGCGGACCTGCAGTACGTCCTTCAGGTGGCCCGGGAGATAGGCCGGCACATGGAGGAACCCATGGTGGTGGTCACCAAGTCCACCGTGCCGGTGGGCACCGCCGACAAGGTGCGGTCCGCGGTGGCGGAGGAGCTCAAGGCCCGGGAGGCTCAGATCCCATTCTTCGTGGCGTCTAACCCGGAGTTCCTTCGGGAGGGGGCGGCGGTGTCGGACTTCATGAACCCCGACAGGGTGGTCATAGGCACCGACTCCAAGGAGGCGGAGGAGCTGCTCAAGGAGCTCTACTCCTTCCTGCCCCCGGAGAAGGTGCTCTGCATGGACATAAGGTCCTCGGAGATGACCAAGTACGCCGCCAACGCCCTGCTGGCCACCAAGATATCCTTCATGAACGAGATGGCCCGCATATGCGAGCTGGTGGGGGCCGACGTGGAGCGGGTGCGGATCGGCATAGGCTCCGATTCCCGCATAGGCTACGCCTTCATATCCCCCGGCTGCGGCTACGGGGGCTCCTGCTTCCCCAAGGACGTGCGGGCCCTAAGGCACACCGCCCTGCGACACGGCTACTCCCCCCGGATACTCCAGGCGGTGGAGGACGTCAACGAAGCCCAAAAGCACCTCATCTTCCAGAAGGTGCTGCGCCATTTCGGACAGGACATATCGGGGCTCACCTTCGCCGTCTGGGGGCTCTCCTTCAAGCCCAACACGTCGGACATGAGGGAAGCCTCTTCGCTGGTGCTCATACAGGACCTGCTGGGGGCCGGAGCCTTCGTCAAAGTCCACGACCCAAAGGCCATGGAGGAGGCCCGGCGGATGCTGTCGGGCCGAAACGGGGTCACCTTCGTGGAGGACCAGTACGAGGCCCTCAAAGGAGCCTCCGCCCTGGCGCTGGTCACCGAGTGGGACATGTACAAGCAGCCGGACTTCCACAGGATCAAGGAGGAGATGCTGAGCCCCGTCATATTCGACGGCCGCAACCAGTACTCCCCCAACGAGATGCGGCGCCTGGGCTTCACCTACTACGGCATAGGACGCCCAACCGCTTGA
- a CDS encoding energy-coupled thiamine transporter ThiT, which produces MEKRAVKVITEGALAAGMSVALSFLKVFQMPQGGSITLEMVPILAFATLRGVRSGALCGAASGLLQMMLQGYVVNPVQAALDYPIAFGILGVAGLKDRGLGVMLSMALAGALRLGCHVLSGVLFFASFAPKGANVWAYSFTYNATFLMPSLAISMALAIPLISKLKDRV; this is translated from the coding sequence ATGGAGAAGCGGGCTGTGAAGGTGATAACCGAAGGGGCCCTGGCGGCGGGGATGTCCGTGGCATTGTCGTTCCTTAAGGTGTTCCAGATGCCCCAAGGGGGGTCCATAACCCTTGAGATGGTGCCCATACTGGCCTTTGCGACCTTGAGGGGCGTAAGATCCGGAGCCCTCTGCGGCGCCGCGTCTGGGCTGCTCCAGATGATGCTGCAGGGCTACGTGGTAAACCCCGTTCAGGCGGCGCTGGACTACCCCATCGCCTTCGGCATCCTTGGCGTGGCGGGACTAAAGGACCGGGGCTTGGGGGTCATGCTCTCCATGGCCTTGGCGGGGGCCTTGCGCCTGGGATGCCACGTGTTATCCGGGGTGCTGTTCTTCGCCTCCTTCGCCCCCAAGGGAGCCAACGTGTGGGCCTATTCCTTCACCTACAACGCCACGTTCCTTATGCCCTCCCTCGCCATATCCATGGCCCTGGCAATACCCCTGATAAGCAAGCTGAAGGACCGGGTGTGA
- the pssA gene encoding CDP-diacylglycerol--serine O-phosphatidyltransferase gives MKRRRLRKDLPFRKIVPNMITSGSVLCGFMALALAYYDRFLPAAWLVCAAVVFDYMDGRVARMLGGSSDFGVELDSLADAISFGAVPAFMTYGAYVGLEGGLLGVLCGAFFTLCGVLRLARFNVTHVVGPFQGLPIPAAGLTLVSFIMGGVNLPWWLAAVVMAALGGLMISSVPYGNLKKVHRGNLNRVRALLLLGVLVGMSLILREKAPLGLCLVYVLSGPLRFDWGAWLTGSKPAKNEA, from the coding sequence ATGAAAAGGCGCAGGTTGAGGAAGGACCTTCCGTTCCGTAAGATAGTGCCCAACATGATAACCAGCGGCAGCGTTCTTTGCGGTTTCATGGCATTGGCGCTTGCCTACTACGACAGGTTCCTGCCCGCCGCTTGGCTTGTGTGCGCCGCGGTGGTGTTCGACTACATGGACGGCCGGGTGGCCCGCATGCTGGGGGGCAGCAGCGACTTCGGGGTTGAGCTTGACAGCCTGGCGGACGCCATAAGTTTCGGCGCGGTTCCAGCCTTCATGACCTACGGGGCCTACGTGGGGCTTGAGGGGGGTCTTTTGGGGGTCCTGTGCGGCGCCTTCTTCACCCTGTGCGGGGTCTTGAGGCTTGCCAGGTTCAACGTAACCCACGTGGTGGGCCCCTTTCAGGGGCTTCCCATCCCCGCCGCGGGGCTCACGCTGGTGTCCTTCATAATGGGTGGGGTGAACCTCCCCTGGTGGTTGGCGGCGGTTGTTATGGCCGCCCTCGGCGGGCTCATGATATCCAGCGTCCCCTACGGCAACCTCAAGAAGGTCCACCGGGGGAACCTGAACAGGGTAAGGGCCCTTCTGCTCTTGGGTGTCCTGGTGGGCATGTCGCTGATCCTGCGGGAGAAGGCGCCCCTGGGCTTGTGCCTGGTGTACGTGCTGAGCGGCCCCCTGCGGTTCGACTGGGGGGCGTGGCTCACCGGTTCTAAGCCCGCAAAGAACGAGGCTTGA
- a CDS encoding phosphatidylserine decarboxylase has protein sequence MINRHGVPSVGAVLFMMAGAWLISRPLSFALCLPLLFLLWFYRDPERRPPEDPALWVSPADGKVVELEQVSDPVVGPSTKIGIFMNPLDVHVNRMPFEGEVFHLRYVPGRKWLAFEPKASENNERLYVGIKTPHGDAMLVQIAGLLARRIVAWAPVGSRFGRGDRYGMIKLGSKVDLYLPPSVEPMVKLGQRVKAGETPVGVVRR, from the coding sequence ATGATAAACCGGCACGGGGTGCCTTCGGTGGGGGCCGTGCTTTTCATGATGGCCGGCGCGTGGCTCATATCCAGGCCCCTTTCCTTCGCCTTGTGTTTGCCTCTGCTGTTCCTGCTTTGGTTCTACCGGGACCCGGAAAGACGCCCCCCGGAGGATCCCGCCCTTTGGGTGAGCCCGGCGGACGGGAAGGTGGTGGAGCTGGAGCAGGTGAGCGACCCGGTGGTGGGGCCCTCCACGAAGATAGGCATATTCATGAACCCCCTGGACGTTCACGTGAACCGGATGCCCTTTGAGGGTGAGGTGTTCCACCTTCGCTACGTGCCGGGCCGGAAGTGGTTGGCCTTCGAGCCCAAGGCCTCGGAGAACAACGAGCGGCTTTACGTTGGCATAAAGACCCCCCACGGTGACGCCATGCTGGTGCAGATAGCGGGGCTTCTGGCAAGGCGCATCGTGGCTTGGGCTCCCGTGGGCTCCCGGTTCGGCCGGGGGGATCGTTATGGTATGATAAAGCTGGGGAGCAAGGTGGACCTTTACCTGCCGCCATCGGTGGAGCCCATGGTGAAGCTGGGGCAGAGGGTTAAGGCCGGAGAGACCCCGGTGGGAGTGGTGAGAAGATGA